The following is a genomic window from Nicotiana tabacum cultivar K326 chromosome 3, ASM71507v2, whole genome shotgun sequence.
gtggattcttcttctatcaagattcccaccctatTTGTTAGCTTGTTAATTCTAGCCTCATGATTTTGCATGCATTTtgtcaagccagcgattgcttccgtcaagtttgccaactgctcctcaACAGATGAAGtatttgtcaccatggcttgtaTGATTGTCGTGGACGACAaagagtagcatggattttcacatagATTGATCCTTTATTGACTCACGCTAAGTgctgtaagtggggaggatccatcacttgaagcatcatcatcttccttcacagcagagcgcttggatccggagaggtcaagcagagcaagagttttcttgatcttttcagcaacatcgcttcctccttcaggtgtgtttgtggaagatcttgctccttttgaggatgaagatccgaagaCATGGGTTGATGCAGACGACACTTGGGGTGCTTattgtcctaaagagcttgctttgctcctcgtaactggtccaaagcttccaaaggtaacatcgaggatgctttccacatcagtatagaacctggagttagcagccttggtggatgtTGATCTGGAGttaatttgtagacaataaatttgcgtcgagaaaataaaatcaagaccaaaaaatattgcaacaatcgtagtatctTATTTCAAAGATTTGAGTGTTACAATAtctatgattcctctgattctacttttctagtataaattcaagggcctttgagcttgatcttgaatttgaatttgatatAACCGTCGCGaacactttgattgttgccacgaattgtatcacgaacaagtagccttgatcttgaGCGCCTTGTGTTTGATTTGACTTcattcttgatcttgaatacttgatttgttctttgttcttgaacttgaacttgatttcttgaacttgaacttggttGCTTGAAGtgtgaaacttgtagagaaatttgtggcgtttgatccacgagctctctcttgcttcttgttataacttctggtatcttttctgagttatgaagacccctatttatagttgtggaagggaggtgtcatgataagaacaaactcttttcgaccaatcaaattaaagtgtgacaaggccgcatttgattggccagaatatgtcacttgcacatgtggcgcgatttcattggcccTTTTAATGTGAATTGGAATgctttgtcattttgacacatggaACAATCCTATTAGCTCTTCTGTCTGACTTGGCGcgcacgtcatttgacacgtggcaccaaactgggcctctaggaagatgacatcttgggcttaatgaagtgggctcattactttagcccaattaaatgggctagcccaatggattgaGACTTacttatttaatccatatatattagcccataattTATTTGGACTAGTATATGTAAAATATaatctaaattatttatttaatttgaatcgaataaattttacatgtctACACCAAGTCTAAAGTCTGTTTCAGTGCAAATTGCAAACCTCACCAAATGGAATTCATCTCAAACACTCTTGCCATTAAAGCTTCAGCAAATATTGAAAAATACCTGGGCTTTCCAATCTTCCACAAAAGACCAACTCACAGTGATTTCTAGTTCATCATTGACAATCATCATTCTAAAATGGCTGGATGGAAAACAATCATGTTGAACATGATTGGAAGAACCACTTTGGCAAACGCATCCTTGAAATCCGTCCCAAATCATGTAATGCAACACATTAAGCTCcctgcaaaaataaccaaagagATTGATAAAATACAAAGAAATTTCATCTGCGGTACTACTGCTATAAAAAGAAAGATGCACCTTGTCTCATGGGAAACAGTCAGTATGACTAAGACTGGAGGGGGGGGCTAGAAATTCAGAAAGCTGAATTGAAAAATAGAGCCCTTCACTCAGGGCTTGCTTGGAGGCTATATCAGAATTCCTCAGCCCTCTGGGCAAAAACACTTATTGCAAAGCACTGCAACTGGAGGAACCCCCCTAAAAAAGCTAAGTCAACACCTGGCAATGCATTCTAAAGGGATGAGAAACTTGCATGAAAGCAAAAAGATGGGTACTGCATTCAGGGAACAAAGTCAGCTTCTTCAATGACCCTTGGATAAATAACCTCCCAGCTATAAGGTCCTTAATAGAAAGACCCTTGACAAGAGAAGATATGGCCAAAACTGTAGCTTCTGCTCATAATCATGGAACTTGGGATCTTTCTACCATCTCTCTTACCATCCCTCAAAACATCAAAAACTCCATTCAAAACACCTTCATCTCACCCAACCCAATTAAGGAAGATAGAATGATCTGGGGAGCCACCTCAAATGGAATCTATTCCACAAAATCATCTTACTCCCTCTTGGATATCCTTCAACACCAAAAAGATGAAATCATAAGCAACAATTACTTATGGATCTAGAACTAAAAGTCCCCAAGAAGATTTAATCATTCTTTTGGCTACTCTTCCATGATAGGTTCCTCACTGGAGCTTTTCTCCATCATGTTGGGATACAACCAGATTCCATATGCAGCCTTTGCAATCAAGCTAATGAGACATCATCACACATCTTTTTTGAATGCACAAACTCAAAACTTTTCTAGCAAGCAATCCTCTCACAAAGCACAAACAACGACACTAATCCTATACCATCATTCACAACCATGGATTAACCAAACACATGGGCATCCCTTAATAAAGATCACTACAACAATATCATCACCTGGGAAGAGCTCTTGCCATTCTGCTTCTGGAAAATCTGGCTCACAAGGAACAACAATTATTCATTAACAGAAAGGAAAGGGTGGACACCAAAAGTGCTATAGCTAAGGCAACTGAATTTGTAACCATTATATTGAATAAAGcacccaaaataaaaaaattctggGTCAAATGGGATCCACCAAAAATCAACACTTACAAGCTCAACACCGATGAAACTGCAATAGGAAATCTTGGAAGGGGATGACTGGGAGGAGTCTTCAGAAATGCAAGTGGAAACTGGGTAATAGGCTACATGGGATCAATCCAGCATACCACTAACACTCAGGCAGAATTGCTAGCCATTCTAAAAGGGCTGCAAATTGCAGAAGAAAGACAGTTAACACCGTTGGAAATAAACACTGATTCAACTGAGGTAATTAGAATGCTAATCAATGGAAACCTCCTTTTTGACTCACTTATTCATGAATGCAGGTCAATCGTCCAAAGACTAAGCGTCGTGGTGGTGAAGCACAGCTACAAAGAGACCAATAGAGTTGCTGACCTATTGGCAAAGGAGGGCACTACCAAGAActtttgtgaaaatatttttgtaacagCAGTTCCTCCGGTGTTTGTGACGCATGTCTTTTGGGCAGACATTGCAGGAACTGCTTTCCAAAGACAAATTATGGACTGTAATATTTTTAACGATAGACAAGTAGTGGGGGATTTGATATATCCACCCACAAACAATTCGTCTGTAACCCCTAACGGGTAGTTTAGTTTGCTTATTATAAAATGCATCcagtttaataaaaaaaatagcaatGTATTAAATGTATATTACCAAAGAAGAAGTATATATGAAATAATGCACAATAACGTTACTTAAAACTATCCAAGTGCTGGCTAATTAGAATCTTTATATATAATATTTGGTAGGATGGAAATATTTTCTCaataattattttgtattttcttttgtttggttacactaaatagttaaaaatatttattttattaatttttggaacaaaaaataattattttaaaagaaaatgttttttgAAATTAGTGAAAAGTAACTTTCCTATTAATCCAAGTGAAGTCATTTTCTGGGTTAAAAATTATTGGGTGTGCGAATAAAGTCTCACATTGATAGCTGAAAAGATTGAGAGCCTACATATAATGTGTGAATGCCTCTTAATGGTGTGAGGCCTTTTGAAAAAAATCATGCAGACTTGAGCCAAAGCGAACAATATCACACTATGTTAAGAGTATCATTGGGTCATTTTAGCTCAACAACTGGTATTAGAGCCCAGATTCAACGGGACGAGTATGATGATGACAGAGCGATGGAATGAACAACCGTTTGGACCCGTGATAGGGTGTGCGGACTAAATCTCACATTGGTAGGCGGTAGATGAAAAGATTGGGAGCCTACATGTAAGGTGGATGTTCGGACTAAATATCACATTGGTAGGCGGTAGCTAAAAAGACTAGGAGTCTGGACTGGGAGCCTACGTGTAAGGTGTAGAGATCTCTTACTAATGTGAAATATTTTGGGAATGTGGACTTGGCCCAAAACGTacaatatcacaccatattaGGATTTTTACATACCTATACactattggaaactttattaccctccttactcaagttttaatttaattacagcctatatacaaatttaccaattatatacacgttaggaattaaatgagtatccttTTACattaggaatcaattatttcCCATCCTTATTTTCTCTCTCATGTGCTCTCTCTCTCCCGCTCTCCCTCCctccccccctctctctctacgtctctctctatctctcaatccctaatttcagtaatgtagagcaaaggaaaagagagcaacaattccaccattgacaaccattaaaaagctttgaagctttgaatttaaatttgggttttcaaaaaatattatttgtttgaattggatgttgttgcaaacaattgagaattctctctacgtctctctctatctctcaatccctaatttcagtaatgtaaagcaaaggaaaagagaacagCAATTctaccattgacagccattaaaaagctttgaagctttgaattcgaatttgggttttcaaaaattattatttgtttggattgagtgttgttgcaaacaattaggaatattgtttggagtttatatctcaatcttgagggtgttttggtgaagattagacttgattttgattgaatttcagattgaaactcgaagaagaagaagatatgatatacattatacttacgaaattgtagtaaagttgtagtaaaattataggtaaattgtattttgttgtagtaaagttgtataaaattgtatttaagtggtatgatattgtagttgtatataactggggtagaaataatgtgtgaaagttgtagataagttgtataattataattagttgtatgaaaaaGGTTCACATTgatattaggaaaataaatttgagttaaactaaaatattgtttgaaaaagaaaaaaataaactgAAAGCACGATTAGTAATTTCCAGCTGCATGCTTCCGTCGAACTTCTAGTACGTACGTGCAAAGCATAAAACTGTTGCTCCTCATCTTAAAATTTCTAGTCAACTGAAAGTCACTTTTATTGGTTTTAGACCAAAAGCAAATATAAAGTAATTCACTTTTCGAAAACAAAATATTTCAAAGGATACAAAATCACAGATTCTTATTATGAAATTAAGACGCAATTATTTACGTATTATTATTTGATAAAAAATCAACTTTTATTAATCGAAAAGAATGGGGCGGGGAGTACTCCTTCTATTCCACTTATTTGTTTGATATAACTTTCTAATATTAATTTGTAACAAGAAAACAATTTTGAATAGTTTATTGAGTAGACACATCTGTTCCTGGATCCCAAGGGTTCAAAGCAGCACCACTATTGACAGGCAAACACCTGATCAAAGCAGCAAGAGCAAGGATGAAAGTGAATGGGAAAACTGAACAGATGTTGCAGCTACACTAATACAGTGAGAGCATTTGATTCAAACTTGTACACGAAACTTCTTTATTTTGACCCTTACGGGATTCCCCAAGTATGACACAGTTAGTGCAAACTGGCTATATTTTTATCCAGGAACTACTACTCGTTTTCAAGAACCAATAAACCTACGTAGCAATAAAACTTAAGTTCCTAACTTAATCGTATAGAAGTCTACTCAAATTAAAAACAAATTTCTCTGGAATTAgagaggaaaaaaggaaaaagggtgtaactaaatcccttgattgaaggcactaataatggattgagagccttttaaggtggaatgtatatataTTGTAAACAAAACTTGTTTAGGTCGGATAATTAACTAAACATAGATATTTAGGATAATAAAGTTATAGATATGTTATGATGGTGCCATTTTAGCCCAACAAAAATAGAGGCGCTAGACAACCCACCTCGCTTTCTGCCGGCTTCTCCaatcagtcaacacaaagcaGGATGATCCATGGAGTTTATTTCATGGAATTGACTGCGCAGTCATGCCTTTATCTTTGTCTGTCAAAGTACTCATCTCCACATGCGACAtgccttcttttgttttttttttaggtCATGGACATGCCTTTATCATTGTCTGCATAAAAACcttattatattaaaaaaaactgTTTTCTTTCTCGTCATTTGTAGGCGTTTGTTTGAAAAAAATTCTTGCGTTTTTGTTAGAGTTCTTTTTGccaaaaagttttaaaaataaagtatttttcacTTACCATCAAACATTAAAAAATAAGTCAATCACGTATTTAATGATGGTAAAAGAACATGTATGTTACGAGTTTCGCCTTTGAAAATGGTTTCTTGCATGTCATACTAGTAGTCAATTGGGAATCAAACAAAAGACAAATGGGGTTTGCTAGTAGAGCTAAAATTGTATAGCAAATCAATAAATAATGACAAAAAAGATAACCCTAGAGAAAACATTTATAATATGTAATTCTCCAAAGTAAGCAAGAATCTTTCTGTGCTACGACAATATCATATACTCACAGCTAGCTAAAGCGTGTATTTCTAATTGTGCATACTATTATATATAAGGGGCATCGTCTGTGCAAGTGACAACAAGTAGAACTATGGCAGATGAGTTACCACAGAGctggaaagaaaagaaatggcAGATAAATTGGGATGCTGTATCTCAAGAACTGAAGAAGACGAGTCGCATTATGGCTCCAATGGTTGCAGTCACAGTATTTCAGTACCTCTTGCAATTTGTATCAATCGTTATGGTGGGACATCTTGGACAGTTAGCCCTGTCTAGTGTTGCCATTGCCACTTCTCTAACTAATGTCACTGGTTTCAGCTTACTTGTAAGTCCTCTCTACATCTTACACTTCTTTATGCATGtttgttgagtgttgagtgttgagaGAATGAGTTATTGTCGCGTTATATGATTTTGGACAATACTCACATGAGCTCTTCCAAGGCGAATTAATCCTGAATATGTTCAACTTTTACGATTCTTACTACTGAATCTATCGCACTTTTGATATTATAGGTTGAAAATTAGTATTTGATGAAATTTCGTAACCACATATATATCTATACTTTGTTATAAGAATACTAGGTTCAATTGAATCCAATGAGCTCCATCGTCCCCTAGCTATCTTTGGGATTGAGTCTATCTTATTAACATGGTATCACAGCAAAATCTACCCGGCTATTCCTGTTCTTATTTTCACAATGTTGGTCATATTATGTCGTCCACATTCTAGATGTTTAGGCCTAGGCGTTGAGGTGTTATATTCTCACATCGGTTGAAGAAATGGACTATTTGTCTGTTTGTGGTCTTGGACAATGCTCACCACATAAGTTAGTTTTTCGAACTGAGTTAGTCCCAAGGTCTATTTTTCTCGACGTTTCATGCATGAAATCATATTAATTGACTGAGGTTTGTGAATATGAAACAGTCAGGGCTGGTTGGTGGTTTGGAGACACTATGTGGACAAGCTTATGGAGCTCAGCAATATCACAAGCTCAGTACATATACCTACACTGCTATAATTTCTCTGTTTCTTGTATGCATACCAATATGTGTTTTGTGGTTCTTCATGGACAAATTGCTTATATTGATCGGACAAGATCACTCAATCTCAGTGGAAGCGCAGAAGTATTCAATGTGGGTAATCCCTGCTTTATTTGGTGGTGCAATTTCTAAACCACTAGTTAGATACATGCAGACACAGAGCTTGATTCTTCCTATGCTTCTATCTTCCTTTGCTGTTCTATGCTTCCACTTGCCCATAAGCTGGGCTTTCATATTTAAGTTGAAGCTAGGAAACATAGGAGCTGCTATAGCCTTCAGCGTATCCTCTTGGTTGTATGTGCTATTTCTTGCATTTTATGTCAAATATTCAAGCTCCTGTGAGAAGACTCGAGCGCCTTTCTCAATGGATGCATTCCTTGGTATCGGACAATTCTTCCGTTTGGCTGTCCCTTCTGCTGTGATGGTTTGGTGAATATTCCTCTTCTTGAACGAATCCCTCATGCCTGATGATCTATTGGATGCagttatttatttatgtattttcatTTCAATGACTCTTATTTTCCAATTTCACTGGCAACACTCTTATTGTAGCCTAAAATGGTGGTCACTTGAGGTGCTTACTTTACTCTCAGGCCTTTTACCAAATCCAACACTTGAGACATCAGTGATGTCAATATGGTACCATACTCTAATCCACAACCAATTCACATTGGTCATGAATTCGGGAAAATTTTCAATAGAAATGCGTCTAATATCTCTTTTTTTCACACTCTTGCAGCTTAACAATTTCCACATTACACTTCACTATACCATATGGCTTCGGAGCTGCTGCAAGGTTTGACTCAATAACTATCGACTATGTTCATCACTGAAAACTCATACAAAATCTTACTCCATTGCTTGTTGTCTTAATTTTAAAGTACtcgtatttcaaatgaattgGGAGCTGGGAATCCACAAAAGGCTCGATTGGCAGTTCAGTTAGTAATGTTTCTTGCAGTCATAGAGACAGTAGTATTAAGCACAAGTCTATTCGGAAGCAGGCGTGTATTGGGAAAAGCCTTCAGCAATGACAAGCAAGTGTTGGATTATATAGCTGAAATGACTCCTTTTCTATGTCTGTCCATTATCACAGATAGCTTGCAAGCAGTCATCTCTGGTATGTTTCCAAGCATCCATCTTTTGATGTGTCATATTTACTAGCAAATTAAAGCGCCAACGTGGCGGGTAAAATTCAGTGACCATACGTAATATTAACCCTGATATATCCTGAAAAAAGTTTGTACTGCACTTCGACTTAGATTTTTTTGTTGAAAGAAATACAGGTATAGCAAGAGGAAGCGGGTGGCAGCATATTGGGGCATATATAAATCTAGGGGCATTTTATTTGGTAGCTATTCCCTTAGCAGTGGTGTTGGGATTTGTTCTACATTTGAAAGCAAAGGGTCTTTGGATTGGAATAGTGGCTGGTTCTACTGTACAAACCATCATTCTATCTATTGTTACAAGTTTCACAGACTGGAAAAAGCAGGttcatttttttttacctttttttaaaGTCTTTTCACAATTTTCTCGTGTCGTTTTTCTGTATTCCAGTACAGTAATTGAAAATTTGGGAATGGACTTTGCAGGCAAAGAAGGCAAGAGAAAGGATACACGACGGAAGATCTTAGGAAGACTAAAAAAAGGCGGCTTGCACAATGTATTCCGCGTTCACGCAGGATTCGAGGAAGGGCGCACATCAAGGGGTGTAATGTTATCTTAATGCAAACATTAATAGCTGATCCCACGGCTCGAACCCGCTTAGGAAAACTAGCGAAAAAGAAATAAATGCCTTTTTATAACATATTTCCTGGATTAGGATGAGGTCATTTCATTTGCAATGGCCATTTTTACGCTATTCAAGTCTTTACACCAAGTGTTGAACTAGAATTGAGAACTTTTTAAGTGTTCTAAATCATATGGTTGAATCTCATATCCCTGATACTATATGAATGGGGGCCCTCAAAAATGGTTTctctttactcttttttttttcttcaaatttttatcaTGCAAACGAATATTAAAGCTTAATTTGCCTCAAAACACGCATTAAATAATCTGACATAACAATTCACATATTATTCCACGCGAATAAATTGAGGGGACTAATTCAAAGaagaaataaggaaaaaaaagcCATAAAGGGCCACATTGGCTTGAAGTTAATATTCACTTAGTTGACAACAAGTTTAGGTTCTATTTTATGCTATTGTCTATAAATTAAATTCTGATTAGCTGCAAATCCGATACTTTATATTATCCCAAATTCAGAAAGTTATCAAAGGTGAACTTGCAAAAGGGATAAAATGAGAGCCTTTGGATCTGTTTTCAAGTTTGACTACTTAGTGTAGgcagaatttttgaaagaaagaagcATTTGTTCTAAAAATACTTaataagttcattatttataGTAAAACTTCAATTTGGTTCCTAATTAGGTCCCAAATTCGGATTTAGTCCTGAACTTGTTGTGTTAATTCCAATCGCATCCGGATGTTTAGGTATAAGATATAGACTTGTAATTGGTTGATTTTCATCCAGATTGCTTTCAAAAGATAATAAGATAAAAGGCCTATTGTTAGAATAATACCACTTAAAAAGGCAAATATGAAATTACCAAGAAAAACAGGAACTGTTCAAGGTTCCAATGAGTGAATTGGGTGGGAACACAATTCCATGTCTTAAGGAGGTGAATTACAAATTGATAACTTGCCCAAAGGAAGTAAAGAAAGTTTTcttcatatatttttttgataTAAAATTTGGATTATATGATGATCTTTgtaagaagaaatgaagaatgtAATATATATCATATTCCATAAATATAAAATTAGATAATCCATCTTTAGTGTCCGAACGCAAAAACGGGTGCAACAGCTAACAAAGACATTAAAAAACCTTGGACAAGACAAGCCAACAAGGACATAAAAAAAACCTTGAAAAAGGACACGTTGGGGGTAGCAATATACAAAATATCGTTAAATAATTCTTATACCTAGCCAAGTGGTTAGGATCCTTATAATTTAATGGTAAAAACAACATATAGTTGCCTTTGAAAAAGATGGTTTCTGGCAGGTCATACTAGTATTCATTAGTCAATTGGGAGCCTTAAAATAGTCCGGATCGAACAAAAGACAAATGGAAATTTGCTAATACAGCTAAAACTGTATAGCAGATAACATAAATAATGGCAAAAATGGTTACACCgagaaaatatttttaacaaGTATCCGACAAAGTAAGCAAGCATCTTTCTGTCACGTGTTAGGAAACAACATAGAATTAGTACTAATTGTGCATTGGTTCTTCGTCTTTTGGAAGTGGCAACTGGCAACAAGTAGAACTATCATGGTAGAGGAGTTGCCACAGAgcttgaaagaaaagaaatggcAGATAAATTGGGATGCTGTGTCTCAAGAACTGAAGAAGACGAGTCGTTTTATGGCTCCAATGGTAGCGGTCACAGTTTTTCAGTACTTGTTGCAAGTTGTATCAGTCATGATGGTGGGACATCTTGGAGAGTTAGCTCTGTCTAGTGTTGCCATCGCCACTTCTCTAACTAATGTCACTGGTTTCAGCCTGCTTGTAAGTGCTCTCTACATATTAATGGTCCATATGCATTAGTGTCTCATGTGCGGGGAATGTCTTGTGTTTGTATATACTGACCTCACGAACTAACTTTTGCGCTTTAGTTAGAATCAATATTCATTTTTTTATCAGAGACAAATTCATTCCGATTCTTAGTTTACCCATTGTCGGTCCCTCATACTATGTTGTTTACGCTCCAAATGTCCAGGCCTGGACGAGAGGGA
Proteins encoded in this region:
- the LOC107769529 gene encoding protein DETOXIFICATION 3-like isoform X2; translation: MADELPQSWKEKKWQINWDAVSQELKKTSRIMAPMVAVTVFQYLLQFVSIVMVGHLGQLALSSVAIATSLTNVTGFSLLSGLVGGLETLCGQAYGAQQYHKLSTYTYTAIISLFLVCIPICVLWFFMDKLLILIGQDHSISVEAQKYSMWVIPALFGGAISKPLVRYMQTQSLILPMLLSSFAVLCFHLPISWAFIFKLKLGNIGAAIAFSVSSWLYVLFLAFYVKYSSSCEKTRAPFSMDAFLGIGQFFRLAVPSAVMVCLKWWSLEVLTLLSGLLPNPTLETSVMSICLTISTLHFTIPYGFGAAASTRISNELGAGNPQKARLAVQLVMFLAVIETVVLSTSLFGSRRVLGKAFSNDKQVLDYIAEMTPFLCLSIITDSLQAVISEIQV
- the LOC107769529 gene encoding protein DETOXIFICATION 12-like isoform X1, whose product is MADELPQSWKEKKWQINWDAVSQELKKTSRIMAPMVAVTVFQYLLQFVSIVMVGHLGQLALSSVAIATSLTNVTGFSLLSGLVGGLETLCGQAYGAQQYHKLSTYTYTAIISLFLVCIPICVLWFFMDKLLILIGQDHSISVEAQKYSMWVIPALFGGAISKPLVRYMQTQSLILPMLLSSFAVLCFHLPISWAFIFKLKLGNIGAAIAFSVSSWLYVLFLAFYVKYSSSCEKTRAPFSMDAFLGIGQFFRLAVPSAVMVCLKWWSLEVLTLLSGLLPNPTLETSVMSICLTISTLHFTIPYGFGAAASTRISNELGAGNPQKARLAVQLVMFLAVIETVVLSTSLFGSRRVLGKAFSNDKQVLDYIAEMTPFLCLSIITDSLQAVISGIARGSGWQHIGAYINLGAFYLVAIPLAVVLGFVLHLKAKGLWIGIVAGSTVQTIILSIVTSFTDWKKQAKKARERIHDGRS